A single genomic interval of Ramlibacter sp. harbors:
- a CDS encoding TlyA family RNA methyltransferase encodes MRVDQLLVERGLASSRAQAQRLIGAGVRWRDGGEWKTVGKNRDEVPAGAELQLLDEAEARYVSRGGLKLEGGLKSSGLDVTGKHCLDVGQSTGGFTDCLLQRGAAHVVGVDVGQGQVHPQVRDDERVTCIEKLNARDMTATDLIAESGRGDWTRSTFDLIVGDLSFISQTLVLPALVPLLEDGGAILMLVKPQFELQPGQVGKGGIVRDEALYAVVEQRIRECHASLGLTVRGWYDSAITGGDGNREFFVYATRN; translated from the coding sequence ATGCGTGTTGATCAACTTCTGGTCGAGCGGGGCCTGGCCAGCTCGCGCGCGCAGGCCCAGCGCCTGATCGGCGCGGGCGTGCGCTGGCGTGACGGCGGCGAATGGAAAACCGTGGGCAAGAACCGCGACGAGGTGCCTGCCGGCGCCGAGCTGCAGCTGCTCGACGAGGCCGAGGCGCGCTACGTCTCGCGTGGCGGCCTCAAGCTTGAAGGCGGGCTCAAAAGCAGCGGGCTGGACGTGACCGGCAAGCATTGCCTGGACGTGGGCCAGTCCACCGGTGGCTTCACCGACTGCCTGCTGCAGCGGGGCGCCGCCCATGTGGTGGGCGTGGATGTGGGCCAGGGCCAGGTGCACCCCCAGGTGCGTGACGACGAGCGCGTGACCTGCATTGAAAAGCTCAATGCACGCGACATGACTGCTACCGATTTGATAGCTGAAAGTGGCCGTGGAGACTGGACTCGCAGCACTTTTGACCTGATTGTTGGGGATTTGTCGTTCATTTCGCAGACCCTGGTGCTGCCCGCGCTGGTGCCCCTGCTGGAAGACGGCGGCGCCATCCTCATGCTGGTCAAGCCGCAGTTCGAGCTGCAGCCGGGCCAGGTGGGCAAGGGCGGCATCGTGCGCGACGAGGCGCTGTACGCGGTGGTGGAGCAGCGCATCCGCGAGTGCCATGCGTCGCTGGGGCTGACGGTGCGCGGCTGGTATGACAGCGCCATCACCGGGGGCGATGGCAACCGGGAATTTTTTGTGTACGCAACCAGAAACTGA
- a CDS encoding DMT family transporter, translating to MTSADHPAAQRLAYALIFVTPALWCVNYLVARWSPGIVAPHTLAFGRWAIAAALLGAFTAPELLRHRALLLAQWRRFLVLGALGMWICGAWVYIAARTTTATNLSLIYSVSPVMIALASVLWLHERFRPRQWLGAALALAGVVNVVIRGHWGALGAVQWVPGDLWVVAATASWSGFVLLQRRWPTPLGPAAHLSAVAAGGLVVLAPFTLWELVQPGTPPVGAHALGLMLLAGVAPGAAAYWCYSFVQRQLGVARASSQLYLGPLYGAAMAWLFLGEPVGWHHAVGAALILPGIWLVSQRPAPQPPESAG from the coding sequence GCCTATGCGCTGATTTTCGTCACCCCCGCCCTGTGGTGCGTCAATTACCTGGTGGCGCGCTGGTCGCCCGGGATCGTGGCGCCGCACACGCTGGCCTTCGGCCGCTGGGCCATCGCCGCGGCGCTGCTGGGGGCCTTTACCGCCCCCGAGCTGCTGCGGCATCGCGCGCTGCTGCTCGCGCAATGGCGGCGCTTCCTGGTGCTGGGTGCCCTGGGCATGTGGATCTGCGGCGCCTGGGTCTACATCGCCGCGCGCACCACCACGGCCACCAACCTGTCGCTGATCTACTCCGTGTCGCCCGTGATGATCGCGCTGGCCTCGGTGCTGTGGCTGCATGAGCGGTTCAGGCCGCGGCAATGGCTGGGCGCGGCGCTGGCGCTGGCGGGCGTAGTCAACGTCGTCATCCGCGGCCACTGGGGGGCGCTGGGCGCCGTGCAATGGGTGCCCGGCGATCTGTGGGTGGTGGCGGCCACGGCGTCGTGGTCAGGCTTTGTGCTGCTGCAGCGGCGCTGGCCCACGCCCCTGGGGCCGGCGGCGCACCTGAGCGCCGTGGCCGCGGGCGGGCTGGTGGTGCTGGCGCCCTTCACGCTGTGGGAACTGGTGCAGCCCGGCACGCCCCCGGTGGGTGCCCATGCCCTGGGCCTGATGCTGCTGGCGGGCGTGGCGCCGGGCGCCGCGGCGTACTGGTGCTATTCGTTTGTGCAGCGCCAGCTGGGCGTGGCGCGGGCCTCGTCGCAGCTGTATCTGGGGCCGCTGTATGGCGCAGCCATGGCCTGGCTGTTCCTGGGTGAACCGGTGGGCTGGCACCACGCCGTGGGTGCCGCGCTGATCCTGCCGGGCATCTGGCTGGTGAGCCAGCGGCCGGCGCCACAGCCTCCCGAGAGCGCAGGCTGA
- the ahcY gene encoding adenosylhomocysteinase produces MNARISPAVLSDCAITDIGLADWGRKEIRIAETEMPGLMAIREEFAKAQPLKGARITGSLHMTIQTAVLIETLQALGAQVRWASCNIFSTQDHAAAAIAAAGTPVFAIKGESLKDYWDYTHSIFDFGPKDSKGEGPNMILDDGGDATLLMHLGKRAEKDLSVLAKPTSEEERILYAAIKAKLAVDATWYSRKSAEIIGVTEETTTGVHRLNEMSAKGTLLFRAINVNDSVTKSKFDNLYGCRESLVDGIKRATDVMIAGKVACVAGYGDVGKGSAQALRALSAQVWVTEIDPINALQAAMEGYKVVTMEYAADKADIFVTTTGNRDVIRHEHMAAMKDQAIVCNIGHFDNEIDVASIEKYEWEEIKPQVDHIKFPDGKKIILLAKGRLVNLGCGTGHPSFVMSSSFANQTIAQIELFTKPDAYEAGKVYVLPKHLDEKVARLHLKKVGAMLTELTDDQAAYIGVSKNGPYKADTYRY; encoded by the coding sequence ATGAACGCCCGCATTTCACCCGCCGTCCTGTCTGACTGCGCCATCACCGACATCGGCCTGGCCGACTGGGGCCGCAAGGAAATCCGCATCGCCGAAACCGAGATGCCCGGCCTGATGGCGATCCGCGAGGAATTCGCCAAGGCCCAGCCGCTCAAAGGCGCGCGCATCACCGGCTCGCTGCACATGACCATCCAGACCGCCGTGCTGATCGAGACGCTGCAGGCCCTGGGCGCTCAGGTGCGCTGGGCCTCGTGCAACATCTTCTCCACGCAGGACCACGCCGCTGCCGCCATTGCCGCGGCCGGCACCCCGGTGTTTGCGATCAAGGGCGAGTCGCTCAAGGACTACTGGGACTACACCCACAGCATTTTTGACTTCGGCCCCAAGGATTCCAAGGGCGAAGGCCCCAACATGATCCTGGACGATGGCGGCGACGCCACGCTGCTGATGCACCTGGGCAAGCGCGCCGAAAAGGACCTGTCCGTGCTGGCCAAGCCCACCAGCGAGGAAGAGCGCATCCTGTACGCCGCCATCAAGGCCAAGCTGGCCGTGGACGCCACCTGGTACAGCCGCAAGTCGGCCGAGATCATTGGCGTGACCGAGGAAACCACCACCGGCGTGCACCGCCTGAATGAAATGAGCGCCAAGGGCACGCTGCTGTTCCGCGCCATCAACGTCAACGACTCGGTGACCAAGAGCAAGTTCGACAACCTGTACGGCTGCCGCGAATCGCTGGTGGACGGCATCAAGCGCGCCACCGACGTGATGATCGCGGGCAAGGTGGCCTGCGTGGCCGGCTACGGCGACGTGGGCAAGGGCTCGGCCCAGGCCCTGCGCGCGCTCAGCGCCCAGGTGTGGGTGACCGAGATCGACCCGATCAACGCCCTGCAGGCCGCCATGGAAGGCTACAAGGTCGTGACCATGGAATACGCCGCCGACAAGGCCGACATCTTCGTCACCACCACGGGCAACCGCGACGTGATCCGCCACGAGCACATGGCGGCCATGAAGGACCAGGCCATCGTCTGCAACATCGGCCACTTTGACAACGAGATCGACGTGGCGTCGATCGAGAAGTACGAGTGGGAAGAGATCAAGCCCCAGGTGGACCACATCAAGTTCCCCGACGGCAAGAAGATCATCCTGCTGGCCAAGGGCCGCCTGGTGAACCTGGGCTGCGGCACGGGCCACCCCAGCTTCGTGATGTCGTCGTCGTTCGCCAACCAGACCATCGCGCAGATCGAGCTGTTCACCAAGCCCGACGCCTACGAGGCCGGCAAGGTCTACGTGCTGCCCAAGCACCTGGACGAGAAGGTGGCGCGCCTGCACCTGAAGAAGGTGGGCGCCATGCTGACCGAGCTGACCGACGACCAGGCCGCCTACATTGGCGTGAGCAAGAACGGCCCCTACAAGGCCGACACCTACAGGTACTGA
- the metF gene encoding methylenetetrahydrofolate reductase [NAD(P)H]: protein MSDAGPPQGAKAPPGGSAAHAVASVGATWPISLEFFPTKTPEGAVKLRAARQQLYALKPEFCSVTFGAGGSTQDGTLQAVTEIMAEGCAAAPHLSCIGQSHESIRERLAAYAAAGIRRIVALRGDLPSGYGMGGEFRYASDLVAFIRAETGERFHIEVAAYPEIHPQAKSPLSDLDAFAAKVKAGANSGITQYFFNADAYFRYVDDLRRLGVEVPVVPGIMPITSSTQLLRFSDACGAEIPRWIRMRLQAFGDDTASIKAFGLDVVTDLCDQLRNAGAPGIHFYTMNQAGATLAICERLGL from the coding sequence ATGAGCGACGCCGGGCCGCCCCAAGGCGCGAAGGCCCCCCCGGGGGGCAGCGCAGCACACGCAGTGGCAAGCGTGGGGGCCACATGGCCCATTAGCCTGGAATTTTTCCCGACCAAGACGCCTGAAGGCGCGGTCAAGCTGCGCGCGGCGCGCCAGCAGCTGTATGCGCTCAAGCCCGAGTTCTGCTCGGTGACGTTTGGCGCCGGTGGCTCGACGCAGGATGGCACCCTGCAGGCCGTGACCGAAATCATGGCCGAGGGCTGCGCGGCGGCGCCGCACCTGAGCTGCATTGGCCAGTCTCATGAAAGCATCCGCGAGAGGCTCGCGGCCTACGCGGCCGCCGGCATTCGCCGCATCGTGGCGCTGCGCGGCGACCTGCCCAGCGGCTATGGCATGGGCGGCGAGTTCCGTTATGCGAGCGACCTGGTGGCCTTCATCCGCGCCGAGACGGGCGAGCGCTTCCACATCGAGGTGGCGGCCTACCCTGAAATCCACCCGCAGGCCAAATCGCCGCTGTCCGACCTGGATGCCTTCGCGGCCAAGGTCAAGGCCGGCGCCAACTCGGGCATCACGCAGTACTTCTTCAATGCCGATGCCTATTTCCGCTATGTGGATGACCTGCGCCGCCTCGGCGTCGAGGTGCCGGTGGTGCCGGGCATCATGCCCATCACCAGTTCCACCCAGCTGCTGCGCTTTTCCGACGCCTGCGGCGCCGAGATTCCGCGCTGGATCCGCATGCGGCTGCAGGCCTTTGGCGACGACACCGCGTCGATCAAGGCCTTTGGCCTGGACGTGGTGACCGACCTGTGCGACCAGTTGCGCAACGCGGGCGCCCCGGGCATCCACTTCTACACCATGAACCAGGCCGGCGCCACGCTGGCGATCTGCGAGCGCCTGGGCCTCTGA